Genomic DNA from Schistosoma haematobium chromosome 1, whole genome shotgun sequence:
GTGGGTGTGTACTGCTGCAAAGTCACATACAAGGTCGAGACAACTGTTCTGTAACCCCTGATTTTCAGTGGCGACGCAGAATGCCCAcgaatttaaatgaaaataatctccAAAAAGTCACTTTCAGACCAGTAATAACATTGGAAATAAACCGATAATCAATTCATTAGTTTAATTACATATTTATCAGATAAGAGGATGGAGCTACAGTTGTTTTGAAAAACAGCTTTTTAAAATGAACTCACAAataacattattgttattagtagtATACTACATAATAGACTCATTAAACGTTGTTATACAGTCAGTACACTTACTTTACGTTATCCTCAAACGTTGGATGTAGATAAATTTCTAATTTTTCAGTTTTTTTCAACAAGTCATCCAAATGATACTTAGATGACATAAATAAGTATTCCAGACATTCAGAAAAGCGCATAATCCCTTCTGAACACGCTGCCAATGTTTCAAATAATTGTGTTATTAATTTTCTCATCAACAGAAATGATCGATCATACATAGTTAACCACTTATCTTTGGACATTTGGAGATGATCTATAATAGTCACCATGTTTCTATCACAAAACTGAAAGTATTTAAGATCGATGtttgtttagaaaaaaacaCACTAAAAGATACATCGAACAAATATAACCTGAGAAGTTTCTCTGTCAGACGACATTTGTAAAAACAATAACGTAAATGTAAGGTTTACAAAAATGTTGTCCCAGTAATTTGGATGATAGTTaagaattaattaaatgaagGTATTACTGTTCCTCAGTTGTGAAGTTTGAGTATCAGcagtaaaattattaaaaaccaTGGGATGATACATGTGTAGTTCGTATTAGCACGGGGCTCTGTAACAGTAGGCATCGAAAACCCTGTTAGAAACCAAGCCTAGGACTTCCGAGTCGCCAAGTAAATTAAAACCTaaggtttgtgctgatgatgtcgttcaaaagaacgatgaaagctccacggccCAACCGTCcagcccagagaacaaaactccatcaaaagccACCATCTTATTTCAACATAGTGAACGtaatgttgagtcacctagactagtggccacattgcagctTAATCGGTAGGATTCGATCTAAACTAAGAAGGACcggacatacatgacattgatcaccacccagtgatcaatcaattgtaaatacctttagactactgagttagaattaaataaattcatatttacaGCTTCAGTTACTATCACGTGGCAAGACATGCaggaaaataaattttcttagtttaacatttgtttgtaaatataGATTCTGTACATGAAATTTACACTCGTGGCTTCACTTTTACTAGAAGTCGTTCTTTATCAGACACTTTTGTGAGTGCCCGTTCTATGCCATTTTAAGATactttttattaaaaactaaCATCGGTTGAAGAGGTACTAAAATTTAAAAAGCGTCAAAGAGCTGTTTATCTGGATTTCAAAATATCTATGATTAAATTTGAACCCAATGTATGAATGGTAATATGCTTGCCGTGAGACTTGCATGTCTTGAAGTTAAAAACAACTTTCCAGTCATTTCTGCTTTCATATGCTTCACTAGATGATGTTAAGTCCTGATGTTAGTTACTTCTGAATATTAATTTCTATAGAAGATATTGGAAATATTTTTGAGCTGTTTAGTAAACGTGTCATCAAAATAAATGCCTGATATCTCAATGgtctgaaatataaataaattttttttttaatggtaTGGAATACATCATGATTGGATGTATTACCTCAATATCTGCTTTGGTTTTACTGTAATATGACGAGAAAAGCTGGATTTATTCTGAATAAGAATACTGTTATGATTAATGTTTCATCCACAAACTAATCAACAGGCTTCAGATTCCGTACTAGTAATCCGAGAATCCGATAATGAAAGTAAAAACATAAAGACAATAGATAGGGGTTTATCTGACCTCACAATTAAAGCAAAACAATACATGAATACACTACATTCTGTGTGATTTATTTGCAGCCAGATTTTTATAAACTGGAATGAGTTGTATTGAACACTACTTTATCAATAACTTACTGTGTGAAAACACCTTTACAGTATCGTAAAACTAAGCGTTTATAATAAACTAATATAACTAATAGATTGTTCCTTAATCACTCCTTCTTAAGATGGATTTACAAGTCACCGACAAAATCAATCtcaaaaattattcatattcaaatgAACTTAGTACCTGTTCACCATATCAGTAGAAATTTAGGACACTGTAGGTTGGTTTTCAACTTATATTGTATTGATTTTGCGATCAGTAGATCGGGTATCATCAGTTATTCTGCATAATGTACAGTACTTAGTTTTTTAACTTTCATCCGATAGATTGTCAAGTAAAGAACGACGAGTTTCAGTTCCGATATTATTCaagtttatcaatattattgttatgtCCTATGCCCCGTCAAATATCACGTGACCGAATCGCCGACTAGACCACCGGATTATATGATCTTGTCGTTGTGCTAAGCCAGTGATGAACTAACCAGTACGAGCAGCCTTGGGTCAACTCTGAGTCCTTAATAGTCCCCTAAAATGGTAGCTTCTAACCTAATTCAGCCCGTTCaatccagaacacaaatatcagcTTCCACAAAatgga
This window encodes:
- the LRRC9_1 gene encoding Leucine-rich repeat-containing protein 9, variant 3 (EggNog:ENOG41KOG0531~COG:T) produces the protein MQAISSTKANEEEVFNVHNLYKLQLQRTESDQRVLAEESCHCFNMALNLIKLFCDRNMVTIIDHLQMSKDKWLTMYDRSFLLMRKLITQLFETLAACSEGIMRFSECLEYLFMSSKYHLDDLLKKTEKLEIYLHPTFEDNVKLSHT